The following are from one region of the Gammaproteobacteria bacterium genome:
- a CDS encoding DUF3460 family protein, translating into MDYNYESENTRFMREFLEKNPQVQEKRLEARSVWWDKEQNLDERKRFKESAEPMKPYVYFGG; encoded by the coding sequence ATGGATTATAACTACGAATCAGAAAACACCCGATTCATGCGTGAATTTCTGGAAAAAAATCCGCAAGTGCAAGAAAAGCGGCTGGAGGCGCGCAGCGTTTGGTGGGACAAAGAGCAGAATCTGGACGAGCGCAAACGTTTCAAGGAGTCTGCCGAGCCGATGAAACCGTACGTTTATTTTGGCGGCTAG
- the tsaD gene encoding tRNA (adenosine(37)-N6)-threonylcarbamoyltransferase complex transferase subunit TsaD — protein sequence MLVLGIETSCDETGIALYDTTRGLLSHALYSQIAMHREYGGVVPELASRDHIRRVLPLIRQALHDAHHQLHDIDAIAYTQGPGLAGALLVGASIGAALSFALNIPALGIHHLEGHLLSPLLSTPAPAFPFIALLVSGGHTQLMQVDAVGHYRLLGETVDDAAGEAFDKTAKLLGLGYPGGAALSQLARQGRPRQFKLPRPMLNSGDLNFSFSGLKTAVLTLLNKQEAGDQIRADIASAFQEAVVEVLTEKSLAALAQTGLKQLVVAGGVGANEQLRRALSAKAAAKGATVFYPELEFCTDNGAMIAFAGAMRLQAMPEPVRQPASSFTVNARWNLEMLETPEAD from the coding sequence ATGCTTGTTCTCGGTATTGAAACGTCTTGCGACGAAACCGGAATCGCGCTTTATGACACCACGCGCGGCTTACTCAGTCACGCGCTGTATTCGCAAATCGCCATGCACCGCGAATACGGCGGTGTGGTGCCGGAGCTGGCGTCGCGCGATCACATCCGCCGCGTGTTGCCGTTGATCCGGCAAGCCTTGCATGATGCGCATCATCAATTGCACGACATCGATGCAATTGCTTACACCCAAGGCCCAGGATTGGCCGGTGCGTTGCTGGTCGGCGCCAGCATCGGCGCTGCGCTTAGTTTTGCGCTGAACATTCCGGCACTCGGCATCCACCACCTCGAGGGTCACTTGCTATCGCCTTTACTGTCCACACCGGCACCAGCCTTCCCGTTCATCGCGCTACTAGTTTCCGGCGGCCATACCCAATTGATGCAAGTCGACGCTGTCGGCCACTATCGATTGCTGGGTGAAACAGTCGACGACGCCGCCGGTGAAGCATTCGACAAAACTGCCAAATTATTGGGGCTCGGTTATCCCGGCGGCGCGGCGTTATCACAACTCGCCCGGCAAGGCCGGCCGAGGCAATTCAAGCTGCCGCGCCCCATGCTCAACAGCGGCGATCTGAATTTCAGTTTCAGCGGCCTGAAAACCGCGGTACTGACCTTGCTCAACAAGCAGGAAGCCGGCGATCAAATCCGCGCCGACATCGCATCGGCTTTTCAAGAAGCAGTGGTGGAAGTATTGACGGAAAAATCACTAGCGGCGCTGGCGCAAACCGGATTGAAGCAACTGGTCGTGGCGGGTGGGGTCGGCGCTAACGAACAACTGCGCCGCGCGCTCAGCGCAAAAGCCGCAGCAAAAGGCGCCACGGTATTTTACCCGGAGCTGGAATTCTGCACCGACAACGGCGCCATGATCGCGTTTGCCGGTGCTATGCGCCTGCAAGCCATGCCGGAGCCTGTTCGGCAACCGGCAAGCAGTTTTACCGTCAATGCACGCTGGAATCTGGAAATGCTGGAAACGCCTGAAGCCGATTAA
- the plsY gene encoding glycerol-3-phosphate 1-O-acyltransferase PlsY: MTLLLFAVLAYLLGSVPFALISSWIFKLPDPRSYGSKNPGATNVLRSGKKAAAVLTLLGDAGKGWLAVFLAQAYAPQWGMGDEAVAAAALAVFLGHVFPVFLRFQGGKGVATAVGVLLGLNVWLGLLAMATWLLVAFVWRISSLSALVAAVLAPLYSIGLLGFEADTLAVSAMSLLLIWRHQSNIVNLLAGKEGRIGEKKSPDI; the protein is encoded by the coding sequence ATGACGTTATTGCTGTTTGCCGTGCTGGCTTATTTGCTGGGCTCCGTGCCGTTTGCGCTGATTTCCAGTTGGATTTTTAAACTACCCGATCCGCGCTCGTACGGTTCGAAAAATCCCGGCGCGACCAATGTGCTGCGTAGCGGCAAGAAAGCCGCGGCGGTGCTGACGTTGCTCGGTGACGCCGGAAAAGGCTGGCTGGCGGTTTTTCTGGCGCAAGCTTATGCGCCGCAATGGGGGATGGGTGATGAGGCGGTCGCCGCGGCGGCGCTGGCGGTATTTCTCGGTCATGTGTTCCCGGTGTTTTTACGTTTCCAAGGGGGCAAAGGTGTGGCGACCGCAGTTGGCGTGCTACTCGGCCTGAATGTGTGGCTGGGGCTGCTGGCGATGGCGACCTGGTTGCTGGTTGCATTCGTTTGGCGCATTTCGTCGCTGTCGGCTCTGGTCGCAGCGGTATTGGCGCCGCTTTACAGCATCGGTCTGCTGGGTTTTGAAGCCGACACCTTGGCGGTTTCGGCGATGTCGTTACTGCTGATCTGGCGTCACCAGTCGAACATCGTCAATCTGCTGGCGGGCAAGGAAGGGCGGATCGGCGAAAAAAAATCGCCCGACATTTAA
- a CDS encoding dihydroneopterin aldolase, which translates to MDIIFLHDLKAKTLIGVYPWERIVPQTIQLDLEIALPSSRACRTDNINDALDYALIVERINDILTNKHFSLLEALAEHIAQTILSEFHSPWVKVSVAKLGIIRGVKKLGIRIERKANINHIENN; encoded by the coding sequence ATGGATATCATTTTTCTGCACGACCTCAAAGCCAAAACGCTGATCGGCGTTTATCCGTGGGAGCGCATCGTGCCGCAAACCATTCAATTGGATCTGGAAATCGCCCTCCCCAGTAGCCGCGCCTGCCGGACGGACAACATTAATGATGCGCTCGATTACGCATTGATCGTCGAGCGCATCAACGACATTCTGACGAATAAACATTTCTCGCTGCTGGAAGCGCTGGCCGAGCATATCGCGCAAACCATCCTAAGCGAATTTCACTCACCGTGGGTCAAGGTCAGCGTCGCCAAACTGGGCATTATCCGTGGGGTAAAGAAGCTGGGAATCCGTATTGAGCGAAAAGCTAATATCAACCACATAGAGAATAATTAG
- a CDS encoding complement resistance protein TraT → MDYSINKNTWVLTGIMLCSLILSGCAAVHTSIAKKDLDVQTKMSDSIFLDPVEPDKKVIYLNIRNTSDKTNFDITATVARALEGRGYRITTNPKEAHYWLQANVLSVDKASPTAAEAALRAGYGGMGSAALGAAVGTATGAAMGGWTGAGIGGLAGAAAFGVASTIADAAVKDVTFMAITDVEIAERAEEGVIVREDRQQDAKQGVGGARRQSSTKVSEMNKFRTRVVSTANKVNLQYEEAAVELTNGLARSISGLF, encoded by the coding sequence ATGGATTACTCCATTAACAAGAATACCTGGGTACTAACAGGAATCATGCTGTGTTCTTTGATTTTAAGCGGGTGTGCCGCAGTTCATACATCCATTGCCAAGAAAGATCTGGATGTGCAAACCAAAATGAGCGATTCCATTTTTCTGGATCCTGTCGAGCCGGATAAAAAAGTCATCTACCTGAATATTCGCAACACCTCCGACAAAACCAATTTTGATATTACCGCAACAGTCGCCCGAGCATTGGAAGGGCGCGGCTACCGTATCACCACCAATCCGAAAGAAGCGCATTACTGGCTGCAAGCCAATGTGCTGAGTGTCGACAAAGCCAGTCCGACCGCTGCAGAGGCCGCGCTGAGAGCGGGATATGGCGGCATGGGTAGCGCAGCCTTGGGTGCTGCCGTGGGAACAGCCACTGGCGCAGCGATGGGCGGTTGGACGGGCGCCGGTATTGGCGGGCTGGCTGGCGCGGCGGCATTCGGTGTCGCCAGCACGATCGCCGACGCCGCTGTCAAGGATGTCACGTTTATGGCGATCACCGATGTCGAGATCGCGGAACGCGCCGAAGAGGGTGTCATTGTGCGCGAAGACCGGCAGCAGGATGCCAAACAAGGCGTGGGCGGCGCCAGAAGACAATCTTCCACAAAAGTCAGCGAAATGAACAAATTCCGCACCCGCGTAGTGAGCACGGCCAATAAGGTCAATTTGCAGTACGAAGAAGCCGCGGTTGAATTGACCAATGGATTGGCGCGTTCCATCTCCGGGCTTTTCTAG